Proteins encoded within one genomic window of Orcinus orca chromosome 21, mOrcOrc1.1, whole genome shotgun sequence:
- the LOC105748369 gene encoding basic proline-rich protein-like produces MQSFTLVSKATAHPKRLSKTARRAILPVLPVPGRSGCEKTSRAPSGVLYVTQEPQASGRRLRGPASAQGGVGRPGRSSRTRVPRAPRDQGGQRELRRRRARPPTGPHDPHGGRGSRCPGGRTGRGEARSAAPGLSVSEGPERGLRAAARSWTRPRAPPPQPYPSGSAPRPPLACGPSAPPDPRQLTGAARGPRRGAGDGRVAGECRGSGRLLERPPPRWSAPRLAPGPPRCRRRAGQVGAACVAAPGAGPGRGAPPPPPPFLHPPAPALADPPPEPASRPDSPGHAASPRGRRVGLQRRGVCLRPGALGRALGRG; encoded by the exons ATGCAGAGTTTTACTCTGGTTTCCAAGGCCACGGCACACCCAAAAAGACTAAGTAAG ACAGCACGACGAGCCATTTTACCTGTCCTACCAGTCCCGGGCAGGTCGGGGTGTGAAAAGACTTCCAGAGCCCCGAGCGGTGTCCTATATGTAACCCAAGAGCCTCAAGCGAGCGGCAGGCGACTTCGGGGACCCGCCAGTGcgcagggcggggtggggaggcccGGCCGGTCCTCCCGCACGAGGGTGCCCAGGGCCCCTCGGGACCAGGGCGGCCAAAGAGAACTGCGGCGTCGCCGTGCCAGGCCGCCTACCGGCCCCCACGACCCGCACGGCGGCCGCGGATCCCGATGCCCTGGGGGCCGCACGGGGCGAGGCGAAGCCCGGAGCGCGGCCCCGGGACTCTCCGTCTCCGAGGGGCCGGAGCGCGGCCTCCGGGCAGCTGCGCGCAGCTGGACGCGGCCCCGGGCGCCTCCGCCCCAGCCCTATCCCTCCGGCTCGGCGCCCAGGCCGCCCCTCGCCTGCGGCCCCTCCGCGCCGCCCGACCCTCGGCAACTTACTGGGGCAGCGCGAGGGCCGCGACGAGGGGCCGGGGATGGGCGAGTGGCAGGAGAGTGTCGGGGCTCGGGGCGGCTGCTGGAGCGGCCGCCGCCTCGCTGGTCCGCGCCGAGACTAGCGCCGGGGCCGCCGCGCTGCAGAAGGCGGGCTGGGCAGGTGGGCGCAGCTTGTGTAGCCgcgccgggggcggggcctggccgGGGGGcaccgcctccccctccccccttcctccaccctccagcccccGCGCTCGCCGACCCCCCACCCGAGCCCGCCTCCCGCCCCGACAGTCCAGGCCACGCTGCCAGCCCTCGGGGTAGGAGGGTCGGGCTGCAGCGCCGCGGAGTCTGTCTACGGCCCGGTGCACTTGGCCGTGCGCTCGGCCGGGGCTAG